In the Sulfitobacter pacificus genome, one interval contains:
- a CDS encoding DUF924 family protein: MTTPQEILEFWLDEVGPKGWYEASDALDAQISDRFLDAWENASEGQYSLWLTYPSGALAYIILTDQFSRNMFRGQDRAFSTDRASLAVAKSAIERGWDLTIDEPARQFFYMPLMHSENLCDQERCVRLMCERMPQEGAGNLLHARAHREVIRLFGRFPYRNEALSRTSTAAEVAYVGQGGYASTLRTLQAKAA; this comes from the coding sequence ATGACGACGCCCCAAGAGATCCTTGAATTCTGGCTGGACGAGGTTGGACCCAAGGGCTGGTATGAAGCAAGTGATGCGCTGGACGCACAGATAAGCGACCGGTTTCTGGACGCCTGGGAAAATGCCAGTGAAGGGCAGTATTCGCTTTGGCTGACCTATCCGTCCGGTGCCTTGGCCTATATCATTCTGACGGACCAGTTTTCGCGCAACATGTTTCGCGGGCAGGACCGCGCCTTTTCAACGGATCGTGCGTCCTTGGCTGTGGCCAAATCCGCGATTGAACGGGGCTGGGATCTGACCATCGACGAACCGGCGCGGCAGTTCTTTTACATGCCCTTGATGCATTCGGAAAACCTGTGTGATCAGGAACGTTGTGTGCGGCTGATGTGTGAACGCATGCCGCAGGAAGGCGCGGGCAACCTGCTGCATGCCAGGGCCCACCGCGAAGTTATCCGGCTGTTTGGTCGTTTCCCCTATCGCAATGAAGCCCTGTCGCGGACCAGCACAGCGGCAGAAGTGGCCTATGTCGGGCAGGGCGGTTATGCCAGCACCTTGCGGACACTTCAGGCCAAGGCGGCCTGA
- the lpdA gene encoding dihydrolipoyl dehydrogenase, translating into MAANSFDLIVIGAGPGGYVAAIRAAQLGMKVAIVEREHLGGICLNWGCIPTKALLRSSEVFHLMHRAKEFGLKADGIGYDLDAVVKRSRKVAGQLSGGIGHLMKKNKITVFMGQATLPAKGKVSVKTDKGSEDLTAKNIVLATGARARELPGLEADGKLVWTYKHALQPAHMPKKLLVIGSGAIGIEFASFYNTLGADTTVVEVMDRVLPVEDAEISAFAKKAFEKQGMKIMQKAMVKQLDRKGDKVTAHIEVGGKVEKMDFDTVISAVGIVGNVENLGLEELGVKIDRTHVVTDEYCHTGVDGLYAIGDIAGAPWLAHKASHEGVMVAELMAGIHAHPVKPESIAGCTYCHPQVASVGYTEAKAKELGYDIKVGRFPFIGNGKAIALGEPEGLIKTIFDAKTGELLGAHMVGAEVTELIQGYVVGRQLETTEEDLMNTVFPHPTLSEMMHESVLDAYGRVIHM; encoded by the coding sequence ATGGCAGCGAATTCCTTTGATCTGATCGTAATTGGTGCCGGTCCGGGGGGCTATGTCGCGGCAATTCGCGCGGCCCAGCTGGGCATGAAAGTCGCTATTGTCGAGCGTGAACATCTGGGCGGGATTTGTCTGAACTGGGGCTGTATCCCCACCAAGGCGCTGCTGCGCTCCTCAGAGGTTTTTCATCTGATGCACCGGGCCAAGGAATTCGGCCTGAAGGCGGATGGCATCGGGTATGATCTGGATGCGGTGGTCAAACGCTCGCGCAAGGTGGCGGGGCAATTGTCCGGTGGCATTGGTCATCTGATGAAAAAGAACAAGATCACCGTGTTCATGGGGCAGGCGACATTGCCGGCCAAGGGTAAAGTATCGGTCAAGACCGATAAGGGCAGTGAAGACCTAACTGCGAAGAACATCGTCTTGGCCACCGGCGCGCGGGCGCGCGAATTGCCCGGGCTTGAGGCAGATGGCAAACTGGTCTGGACCTATAAACATGCGTTGCAACCGGCGCATATGCCGAAAAAACTGCTGGTCATTGGCTCCGGTGCAATTGGCATTGAATTTGCCAGTTTCTACAACACCTTGGGCGCTGATACCACGGTTGTGGAAGTCATGGACCGGGTGCTGCCGGTGGAAGATGCAGAGATTTCTGCCTTTGCGAAAAAGGCCTTTGAGAAACAGGGCATGAAGATCATGCAAAAGGCCATGGTCAAGCAGCTGGACCGCAAAGGTGACAAGGTGACAGCTCATATTGAGGTGGGCGGCAAGGTCGAGAAGATGGATTTCGACACGGTGATTTCCGCCGTTGGCATTGTTGGCAATGTCGAAAATCTGGGCCTTGAAGAACTGGGCGTAAAAATCGACCGCACCCATGTTGTGACCGATGAATATTGCCACACCGGTGTGGACGGGCTTTATGCCATTGGTGACATCGCGGGGGCCCCGTGGCTGGCCCATAAGGCAAGCCATGAAGGGGTGATGGTTGCAGAATTGATGGCCGGTATACACGCCCACCCGGTCAAGCCTGAAAGCATCGCCGGCTGCACCTATTGTCATCCGCAAGTGGCGAGTGTCGGCTATACCGAAGCCAAGGCCAAAGAGCTTGGGTATGACATTAAGGTGGGGCGTTTCCCCTTTATCGGCAATGGCAAGGCAATTGCTTTGGGCGAGCCGGAGGGGCTGATCAAGACGATTTTTGATGCCAAAACCGGCGAGCTTTTGGGCGCGCATATGGTTGGGGCGGAAGTGACCGAGCTGATCCAGGGCTATGTGGTAGGCCGCCAGTTGGAGACCACCGAAGAGGATCTGATGAACACGGTCTTCCCGCATCCAACCCTGAGTGAGATGATGCATGAGAGCGTTCTGGATGCCTATGGCCGTGTCATCCATATGTAG